AACCCGCTCACCTTCTGCTCCTTCTCGCTCAAAACTTGGTCCATTTCAGACTTGCTGATGGACTGATTATCAAAACTCGTTGTCAGCCTTTGCAAAGCTTCATTCTTCTCTGAGATAACTCGCTCCAGCTCTGCCAGTCTGGTCTTCAGAGATGCTACAATGTTGACATTCTCCGACAGACTGGCTCGAAGAGCATCTGCTTGCTGAGAAGCTGCTGCTTGCTCCTGCTTTAACCTCTGAATGGTCTCTTCTGTTTGAGCTAAGGCCTTTTGTCTCTCCTCTTCATGCTGCTGCTTCAGCCCAAGTATGGCTTCCTCCTTGTCTTTTAGATTACCTTCTAGTTGATGTTTCAAGTCACTGATGATGCTTTCCAAGTTATTCACTTGCAACTCGTTTTCTTTCAAACCTATTGATATGACTCCATTCAATTCACTCAACTCCTCAATCTTCTGAGCTTTTTCACTGATTGACAGAGAATTTTTCTCATTCTCGTGTGTTAAGGCTTTGATTTGCTCCATGTGAGCATTTACCTGAGCAGTCACCTGTTCTACCAAAATGCATAGATTGTTATTCTCCTCAGTCTTTTGGCGGAGATTCTCCTCTAAAGTGCAAACTTGATCTGTTTTGCTaaagacaatatttttaagGTGCACAATCTTTTTCTGACTACAAAGAAGTCTTTCTTCTAGCTCAGAGACTCTTGATTCAACTGTCTGACAGAGTTCAGAGGTCCTGTCCACCACTTTGGCTTGGACGTCCCTACAGTAATGCTGCATTTGGTCGCTAATCATATTTAATTGCTGTTGGAACTGAGCTTCCATGGCCTTTATCTGAATGGCAGCTTCCTCAGACTTATTTTGCATATCCTCCCGTCTGGAACCTTCAAGGGCTTGGAGCTGCTCCTCTGTTTCCTTCATCTTGTCTGATAGAGTCTTTAACTTCTCTCTGCTCTCTTCCTCTGTCGTGTTGAGTTTGTCCTGCAGGGAATCTCGCTCATTCATAGCCTGACCGAGGTTCCTCTCCACGGACTGCATTTGCTCTCTCAGCACCACTTCACACGTTGACAAACTCTCAATCTTAACCACTGCTTTGTCAAgttcttctttcagcttttgCGCTGTGGTTTCTTGAAGCACAAGCTCCTCCTTCAGGTTTTTCATTGTAGCGAGTACATGCTCATTCTCCTCTGTGCTCCTGCTAAGTTTCAAGGAACATTCTTCAAGTTCTTGTATCTTTTCTTGCAGTGTTTGAGAGTGTTTTTCCATCGATTCCTCTTCCTGCTGTCCTAATTTCTCTTGGAAACGACACTCCAGGTCCAGGATTTCACGTGTATGGGTATCACGTAGTTTCTCCACTTCTGCCAAATGGTTGGCTTGCAGCTCTGATACAGCATTGCTCAAGCCTTGGGAATTTGTTTGGGCCATCTCTAATATTTTCTCTTGAACTTGTTGCTCTTTTTGTTGAAGCTCTGTATCCTTCTTTGTTAGCTCCTTTTTCATGGATTCTTCTTTCTGCTGAAGCTTTTTCTTAAAGTTATCTTGCATTTCTTTGGTCTTTTGTCTAAACTTGTCCATCTTTGTCTCCTGCGTTTTCAGCTTAGCCTCCATGTCCGTTGTAGTGTTTTTCAGCTTCTTCTCATGAGCAAGCTTTTCATCCTCCAACTGTTTCTGAAGGCGGGTATGctcttcatgcttggtgttgaGTTCTGTAGCGTGTGATTTCGCCTGCTCAGCGAGTTCCTTTTTGCTCTGCTGTAAATGCTGCTCTAATTCTTGCAGCAATAATTCTTTCTGTTGAAGGTCATTCTTTGCTGCTTCCAACTGATGCTGCAAATCTGTCAAGTCTTTCTCAGACTGAACAAGATCATCTGAGATTTTATTTGACGCTTCCTTAAAGCTTGAATTTTCTAGCTGGAGTTGTGATAAAGACTGTTGCAAATCCTCCAGTTGCTTTGCTTTGTCATTTAGGTCATGAAGATTGGAATGGGATTCCTCTTTTAGGCTTTTCTCTGCTTCAGTGAGCACTTCaatttccttttccttttctctTAAAATGATTTTCAAAGCATTTAGTTCCTCCTTCAGAGTTTTCTCAATTCCTCCAAGAGACTGCTCATACTCCTGCTTTATATTTACAATCGCTGCACTGTGCTTCGCCACCTGATCCTGCAGAGCTAAACAATGCTCATTTTGGACTTCCACCAACTTCACTTCCAGAAGCTGTTTCATCTTCACAACGTCAGAAAGCTCAGCTGAAAGTGCTTCCTGCTCGGCTTGCTTTGCATCCAACTTCTGGTTCACCTTCTCTGTGTGAATTTGAATCTGCAGGTCTTTATCTTTCAGAAATGTCTCCAATTCAACCCTCTGTTTTTCCTTGAGCTCTTCCAGAGCAGCCATGTGCTGCTGGGTTAGGGCGTCCTTGTGCTTTTCCAGCTGTGCCTGGTGCTCTTCCTTTAGAGCAGACATTTGCTCATTGTGTTTATCCTCCAGCTGGTCTAGCTGAGTGGAGTGTTCGTGGGACAGTGATGATCCATCTTGGGAGATCTTCTCTAAGGAACTCTCCAGCTCCATTATTCTCTGCAAGCATGTGGATGTTACATTAGAAGCAGAATCAATTTTACAATGAATGTGCTTTATGTGTGTGATCTGTTTATTAGACagtattttcttgttattttcaagacattgtacagtatatatatatatatatatatacacacatacacacatatacatatacatacgtatatatatatacacatatatacatatacacatatacatatacatacatatatacatatatacataaatatatatacatatacatatatacatacatatatacacatatagtatatatacacatatacacacacacatatatatatatatatatatatatatacgtatatatatatatatgtatatatatatatatatatatacgtatatatatatatatacgtatatatatacacgtatatatatatacacacacacatatatatacatatatacatatatatatatacatatatatatacacacacatatatatacatatatatacatatatatatacatatatatacatatatatacatatacatatatacatatatatacatatacatatatatatacatatatatacatatacacacatatatatatatatatacatatacacacatatatatatatatatacacacacacacacacatatatatacatatatatatacacacacacacacatatatatacatatatatatacacacacacacatacacatatatatatatatatacgtatatatatatatatatacgtatatatacacacgtatatatatatatatatatatatatatacgtctatatatacacgtatatatatacacacacatatatatacatatatacacacacatatatacatatatatacatatacatatatatacatatgtatatacatatacatacacatatatatatatatatacatatacatatatatacatatatatacatatacacatatatatatatatatacacacatatatatatatatacacacacacatatatacacacacacacacacatatatatatatatatatatatatatacacacacacacacacatatatatatatacacacacacacacacatatatatacacacacacacacacacatatatatacacacacacacacacaaacatacacacacatatacacacacacacacacacacacacacacacacacacacacacacacacacacacacacacacacacacacaacagggccTGGCTCATGATCTCTGTTCTAGCTGAAACTCCGACGTGTTTGAGATGGTTAAGGTCAGGGTTTCTGTGGGCCAACCCGGGCCCGGTCTATTTCAAATTTTTTGCTCGGATGTGACTtggatcagatttttttcatgtcattgtgaACAGCACAATTCCATTTTGTCCAATGCGACTCAGtcctcatttatttatatacataaacaCGATGTGTCCGATCTACTGCAGTCTGAACACTTAGGTCGTCTATATCCGACCTACACAAAAAGTCCTCATTGAAAGGCGTGGTTACCGTGCAAGACTCGTTGTCTTCCAAAAATGATATCTAAAGTGTCAGTAAGTGGCTCACAGCAATGTCCCACCACTTCTGCCACCCACACACTCTTCGGAACAGAGGATggatactgaaatatcgatacttcaGATAACAATtgtcaaatcaaaatatcaatactttTGATACTTCACATATGAGTTTGCCCTTTGTTTTTTCTATATTGTAAACCACCCTGCTACTTTAATATACTTCAAGGTTTCCAGTACATCAATAAATTACTATGATGTCTTGTATTATTTATGCGATGATTTGAAATGCTCTACACTACTACCAGACACATTAGGTGATTTGCACAAAGTATTGGCTCAGTATCGCCAATTCCAGCCTGAATTTTACTTTACCCAGTACcccatgaaaacacacactgcagcaatctgattttaataaaaaaaaaatcctaattgaGCATCATACgctgcagtgtgaacatagccaAAACATGTGACTACTCTAAAATTTGGAAACGCAAAACTCACGGTTCTTGCAGCTTCCAGCTCTTGTTGCAGCTCTTTAACGTTATTGTCAGCCTCAGTTATTAGAGCTGTCTTCTGTAATTCTGCATCCTCCAGAGCCAAAGAAGCCTGTTGCTCTCGCTCCTTGGTGAGCTGAGCAAACTCTGCTTTGCACTGCTCCTACATATTGAAAACAGAAATGCCATGGTGTGTTGGCTTCAATTGCCAGTTAATCATTGGAtttattgtggaaaaatatCATTAGGACCTACCACAGCCGCACTGATTCTGGCCTTTAGCTCCTCTTCTTTAGCACTGAGAGCTTCACTATGGGCTTTTTCCATGTTGGCCATTCTCTCTTCTGATGATTTCTAATGTTATGATTTGACAATGTGCAAAATGAGTTCATTTGCAAAATACATGAAATCAGCTCGCTAGATAGAAAGACAGATAGACTATTGGGCAGATGTTATATCCTGACCCGCATGATTGTGACAACCTCCTGTTTGACCCGTGTCAGTTCCTGCTGCAAACTCTTCCTCTCTTCTTCATTAACTCTTTCCGCTTCCCTCATTCGGTCCTCCATTTGGACCTGCAGCTGTTTTCGGGCTTCCTCTGTCTTCTGCGCTGAACTCAGTGCCTTTTCAAGCTCTTCAAATgctacaataaataataaattatacatgaaccaaaaaataagaaaatacttCCCACGGCATATGGTCTCAAACTTGTTTCGCTCACCTGATTTCTCAGCCTTTTCTTTCTGTTCCTGCAGCTCTTCATTCTGGGAATTAGCCAACTGGAGCCTGGATCGAAGCTGTGCTACCTCCTCCTCTTTCATTTCCAGGGTCTCGTGCATCTGGCGCTTTGTTTCTGCAATCACCATGCCCTATAAACCATTCAAGTTAGTACGCCTTCAATGAGCGTTGTAGTCAGAGTTGAAGACATCTCATCAAACACATTCAAGATACAGCAGATCCTCGCTGTCCGTGGGGGTTATCATCCGGTACCACCAGGGACGGGCAAAAAAAACGCAAGTGATTGAGGTGCCTATGAAATTGTCTATTTATGATGTGGCTCGCCTCCCCAAACCCTCCTGCCAGCTTAACATTGATGTTCTCCTCAGaatttggatcaacatttgcaatgatattattattactgcttACCGTTTACTATaaccctccccttctctcttgcCATTGTTCATTCATGATACAACCCAGGTTTGCTTTAAACACTTGCTAAAACCGatttaaaagtataaaatgcACAAGGACTCACcactaataaatgataatagaCATTGATCAATGAACAGATGCAATGGGAGTCACAGCACACAACTATAGTGCATTCATGGAACACCAAAAAGTGTGAAATCCCAATGATTGAAAATAACATAAAAGTTTATCGTGTGTACTATCACATATTGACACATTGGTTGCTTTTTGGCCAATGAGATGCGTTCACAAACAATGTGCGGGATCATCTGCATATGAATGAAAACGTGACTGAAGCGTAACCAACTTCAAACTAACCTTGTCCTGCTCCAGCTGCTCGTTTTGGTTCTTAACATCTCGCAATTGATTGATCAGCTTTGTCTTCTCTGTTGTGTGCAATTCCTAcacataaaacaaatatatcGGACTATAAATCACAAGTTGTTTTCATAGGTGTCCTCAGTTCCACAACTCACAAAACCTTACGCACAAGCCAAACCTCCACAGTTTAACTGGGCCGGTCTACACCGGCCCAGTTAAACCAACACAGTCGACCCAAATTACAGCCCAGTTTGATGTTAGTGGCAACAGAAGCAGTATGGCTGTACCACTGATGGGTAACCTGCGGCTACTACACACACGGAAGGAAGACTTACTCCCAGCCTGAAGTTTTAAGTGCAAGACAAATCTAAAATTACTAAAAACGTGCAGTCAACCTGCCCTTTGTCACAATTTTCAGACCATCTGCTGTTTGTTATCAGAAAATGGGAACATTCGAGACGTGCCGGGGAATCCTATCATGCCACTGAAGCTAAATGTTACGAAAATTAGGAAAACAATGGTGCAGATGTGTCACACTGACATGCCATTTGAAAACATGCTGGCACTTAGCCAGACACTGAGGATGTTCAGACTGAGTGATACAGCAGTGCACCGTGTCAACGAGATAATGGGGTCACATAGACACATAGTGCTTTTATTGACTCAGGCAgcattttaaaagaaaagatTAATGACTCTAAACACAGTTTCCAATGACTGGCATTATCTCATCAGATACACTcgatcagtggttctcaactgctTTGGCTGCAGAACCCAACATCACCCTCAATGACTATCGGTGACTCCAATTGCAGAAATTTTACCActcaaaaaaagaaagcaagcGCATTCACTGACATCGTgacattccttttttttgttttgttttttctttttgcccCCGGGAAATCCCTGCACTAGATGTCCAAAAATTCTGGGAAAGAAGTAATTTGCTTGTAACTGACGGACAACCACAAGTTTCAGTGTGTTATTTGCAGTGACGCAAGTAGATCCTTGACAAGGGGATTATTCACTGTTTAGATGTGTGTGTTATATAcaagtataataaaatatatattatggtaAACAGTACAGCGTCAGTGTTATACTGcatataaaataacacataatcCACCTTCATCCTTTCCAGGTCTTGCAGTCTCTCCTGCAGCTGCTCTTGCAGAGTTTCATTCTCACTACCAAGCTGAGAGCTCCGTTCCTTGTATGTGCGCATAACTTCTTTGTACTTGTGCAGTAGGTTTTCCTGCCTCTTCACTCTCTTCTGCAGAGCCTCGGTGACTTTAGTTGGATCACTGACGCCCTCTTctgtacaaaaataatacagcGCCATAAAAAACGGTTTAAATGTACtgaaaacatgtattttagGAAGATGAAACTTTTGTCCACCTTCGTGCACTTCAGGCTCTACTTCTTGGTCCCTCAACGGGCTGGATGATGCAGAGTCAGCATCTTCAGTACCAGGTTGCTCACTCTCATGGGCCACAGTACCGTCAGAGACTCCTGTAACTCGTTTCTTCAGCAGAGCAACCTGTGAAAAAATGCTTAATTCTTGAAGACTTATTTTAACTGTGACCAATAACTGTTAAAACTGCAAGTATGCAAATTAAGTATGGTCATTTTGGAATACATTACCAACATACCTTCAaaacttgtttgttttaaaaaaaaaaaaaaagggaaaaggtGAAACTACTGTAACTGAGGTTTACAAAAGATAACACTGTCCTGCTGCTGACTAATGTACTAGACTACATTCCACATGTTGAGACAATCACCTGAGTTTGGAGGACGGTAATCATCTGATCTTTCTCTTCCAGTGCAGCATCAAACTCATCCTGAAGGTGTTTCTTTGCCTGCTGGTCCATTTGCAACtcctgaaaaaaacattcaagggTTTAACTTCATGAAGGCAGACAGAAATcacgaaaaaataaaaatgaactatTGATCGTCAAATGCAATTATGTTCTCATTGTGGCCTAACCTCCCGTAGTTCTCCTATTCTGCGGAGAGCTTTATCTTGACTTTGACTGAGGATGGCCTTGGGCAAAGAAAGTAGGCATGTACTTATAATTAAGTTCAGGTACCTCTTCCATCATCTGAGAGAATGTACAGATGAGATCGAATATTTGTTAcctgtgttttttctttatctCGTTGCACTGTTCGGTATGCTGTGACCAGCTacagggttaaaaaaaaaaaaaaaaaaaaaagcacagttaGGTAAATGAACCAGTCAACAGGTTGACAATGCAATCATTCTAGAGTTGACTAACCTCTGAGTACTTCCCGCGATACTTTCCCAAGCTGGCCTCCACTCGGACCAAACGATGTAGCAGCTGCTCTTTGGAGAGAGCCTCTGCACTTCCTGGTGACTCCTCAGCCTCGCTCTCGATATCCGAAGGTGGGTCATATGTGGGGGCGCCAGCCGCTTCGTTTTCACCCAAATGTGTCAAGGACTCACGAGAAGTACTCCGAACCAGGCTTTCTTTAGAAGGAGAGCGAAATAGGTGTTCAGCGCGGCTGGCGCCACCACGGATTAAGGACTCCACTGAGGGAACTTTGAGTTGTAGTTTTTGAGCAAAAGACTGTGGTTCTTCTCTCTGTTGAAAAGTCAgacaaaataacacacaaacaGAACTTGATAATTGTAttcaaatgacaaaatataaacaacatGGATCAGAGTGGGTGTTCACGCACATGTGGAGATGCGCTCCCATCCCCATTGATGCTTCCTCTGGGCGACCTGTTTGGCCCTTTAGAGGTACTCTGCAGAGATAAATTGTTATTAGAGAGGGCGGTTATGACAGGTGAACTGCTGTCCTGGGCCAATTAGTCCATCCACACCCAGCATGGCACTCCCTGATTACTCCGGAGGGAGCAATATTAGTATTGCTGGGAGCAATGCAGGGGCAATTGGCACCCACATGCAACTCGGGGTGGAAAAAACTGGAGGggttaaatacataaaaagaagGCATCtatacaaaacacaaacaaaaagggTTAAAACTCCACTGAGCAGCCATGAGGTCAGAATGGACAAACAGTTTCATTAAGTAGGAGAGTCAGCTTTTGAATTAAAGATGCTTGGTAGTGTTGAGTGCTGTTGTATTAAGCGAGCACAAGAGCGTTATAACTGGGCCAAGTAGAACATCAGCAGCTTAGCTGGTTAGCTGGTCAACGGGTTAAAAGCAGATTTAAGAGTTAGGCAAATTATTCTCTCCTGACTTGTCCAGCTCCAAGAGTCCTTATCCTGGTGGCATCCACACCATTTTAGGTTATTTTCTCACATTGGTGCAAAACGTTATTTTCTAATTAGACACTAAGGTGTCCAAGAATGACAGATTTTTGTGCCAATGCTGTGACAAAATCTGCTCTCAActttatattttacaaaatgaatgcAACATCAGAAGCTAATTTAGTAGTAGTACTTTGATGAAgctcatgtttttatttcactcaCTAGTTCATTGCATGTATTCAAAAAACATGTCACGTCTAGACAGGAAAGCCCATCTTTGTGTCGCTCTCCTCTCCACGCCTCACACAATATATGATGAAGAATGCATTCAGAACTCTCAATAGTTGGTGCTGAATTTACTGCAAATAGCTGTCACTTTATTTCAAAACACAAGTTGGCAAATTAAGACTTTGGGTGAGCCTAGTGACATGATGGAAATGGAACATGATAGCGGCGTTATGAATTTGTGGAGGAACTTGTCACAGGAAGTCATTAGCGTAGGAGACTGCAGTCCCTTTAACATTCTTTGGAAAAGCTggccttttttcacttttagtcTGTAGGTCGTCTGTTGGAGGACACTTGGCCTTTGGGGGGTAGTATCACTGACAGTATGGCAGAGGTGTTGCCTTTATACAAGGGAGTGGCATAATACTGGGACAGGTGTGGTTCACACTCACTCTTGGTGTGTTCTACACATCatactattatatattgtaattatCCGATTTTAAAATGCTGCGTCACTGTGTGAAAGCACACATCGGCGCAGCAATATCATGCTTTTCTCGGTTCTGTAAAAAACAACCTGCCACACATATACCAAACCTGCTATCAGCCAAAAAGTCTTTCAaacaacaatataacaatatttttatcaGCAAACTGAATCTCAAATGTCAAATTGGTAATTAAACATGACAATGTCTAAACAGCCCTAACAAGCTTGTAATACGCTAATTATATTagctgtaaaataaaataactgcaAACAGCAAAATTCATTTTGAAAGAACAAAATCGTTATGTGGAAGTGACCCTCCAGTCAGTTCCACGGTTCTTAACCTGGGTTTCCTATGAGGTCCAAGATAATTTCATGATTCATAATTATGCCCTAACTTTTTCCATGAAATGTAGTGTCATTTCTTTTTTAGTTTATTCAAACTTAGTGTATGTAAGAGACTATAACATTTGATAAACACCGTACATTGTGAACATTTCTGGAGAGCTTTCATCAGGTTCTTAAAGGCGTCTCGGACTCCAAGAAGTCCCAGAACCACTACTCTGTTATTTTGCCTAGCTGCATGAGAGGGACTCTGTAAAAGACAGAATTGATGATACTGATGACATCTGTACTGGACACCACTTCATTAAGACTTTACAAGTGTATTTAACCTGTTTGGTGAGTGTTGCTTCCACTAAAGCCACAAACACATTTACAAAAGTGCTCTTATCTATTTGTTTACTTTGACAATTGGCACAAAATCAAACTGCACAAACAgaccaacaaaaacaaagcctGTGATGTACTGTGTATTCACTCCACAGGCTAAATAAAGAGACTTGTAAAAAGAGGGGACCAACAGGCAACCAAAGAGGATGTTGTTGGGGGTCGAAGAGGCAAGCAACTATAAGGGGAAAAGACAGGGGGGCACATTTTGTGACAGGTTGTAATAACAGAGGGACGTAAAACATACATCAGAAAGCAGACAGGCTACTAAACCACAAAGTAAACAATAACTCCCATCAGACGCAGTTAGCCTTGACGGGAGATGCCTTCTTGTTGCTACATCCAAAAGGAAACGGGCGACAGGATAGCAGGGAACAAGCTGTCCCTACGTGGGCCACAGTCCGCTACTGGTTCCCCAAAGGAGGAGTAAGGAGGAAGGACCAgggcaggaggaggagaaggagcagTAGAGATGCGGAGGAGGAAGAGGCAGGACGTGAGGACAAACTCACCACACTGGCTACCTGGGCCGTTTTGGGTCGTTTTGAGTGGTCCAGAGCAAAGATAGTATATTCAGAGAGAAAAGCGGGCTCTGCTATCATCCCGGCCAGCACCTGACCCCCGTCAGTGCAGTAACGGGCCGAAAGGTGGTGGGAGAGGAGAGGAACACAGACAGCAATGAGAACAAAACACAATGAGAGTGGAACAGCGCTGTGGGGAGTGTGACAAGAAAGAGAAGAAAGTTTAGGATGGAGGGAGGAATTACAgcggaacctctaaagtcaaatgCCCCTGACGTTGTGTAATTTGATGATAATCTGATAAAATATGTTTCTAAAACCGCCATCATGCATAATGTCACACAAGTTTTCAGTGTGCCTCATGTGACCTCAGTTCATTAATGTTGTGTTGTCTTTACACAAAAGAGGGACAAGCctcaagttttgtttttttttttttactgaggtTAACTTCTTTTAACACTTGAAAAAGGgaaatgtacaatgtacattTGCAACAGAAATGTACTAATATTAACTGTGGTTAACCTTTTATACGCTTGTATGGCTATTAATAAAAGTTTGGCAACAGTTTGACCTTAAAACAGATTACAGTCATCTCGCTACAATCCCAGTTCAAACATCTCCCGCTCACTCTAACCGTGGTTTttcatacattaattaataaatgaaggGCTGCGTGgcactcgagtggttagcgtgcagacctcacaactaggagatccgagttcaaactccaccctcggccacctctgtgtggagtttgcatgttctccccgtgcatacgtggcttttctccgggtactccggtttcctcccacattccaaaaacatgctaggttaattggagactccaaattgtccataggtatgaatgtgagtgggaatggttgtttgtctatatgtgccctgggattggctggtccagggtgtaccccgcctctcacccgaagacagctggaataggctccagcaccctccagcAAGAAAACTGAACAAATTTTAGGTCAACCAGCAGCTTGGACAAGATAATGTGTTTGACCttaaaggttccactgtgtgtcCAAGAATGAAAGCGCAAGTAAAACATGAATAATGGGAATGTGAAACACTCAGTAACATTAATGTCACAAATAACAGTTTGACGTCCCAGTGTGTGTTCTTGAACATGAGCGGGTTTTGTCATTTAAGTTGTCCAGGCAGGAAATAGAGACTTGgacaggaaaaaaatgacatttaataataacattggACTTGAGGTGTAAAAGAAAACCCAATTTCTCCTTCAGCAATCAATATGAGAATACACTTCCAAAGATGTCAAAGTGTTTAAAGATTTGTGAGGTGAAAAATGACTGCCACCATAATGAAAAACCTCAAAGTAGGAGGCTTGAGGACCCAAATTATACAGCCACTCTCGGCCACTTCCCAAAGATGTGTGAATGCAGGAGGAATACAACTCTAAGGGGCACCATCACTGATCTAGTGTTTGTGTACTAATGCACGTAACATACTTCTAAACATCTAAAGTCCTATGGTAGGATGCAGCAACATCCCTCATCCATCTACCTCAGACTTCTCCGCATCCGCAATAAGAGACTGctaggaagaaaagaaaacaacaactcaCCGGGGAAAGAAAACATTTGAGGTTGCTTCTTATacacatatta
The window above is part of the Doryrhamphus excisus isolate RoL2022-K1 chromosome 20, RoL_Dexc_1.0, whole genome shotgun sequence genome. Proteins encoded here:
- the golga4 gene encoding golgin subfamily A member 4 isoform X2; this translates as MFKKLKQKINEEQSPQRNAQTPPQAQPGSVDRRSSQTHPFSHDGTPTPSDRESLIADAEKSEVLAGMIAEPAFLSEYTIFALDHSKRPKTAQVASVSTSKGPNRSPRGSINGDGSASPHREEPQSFAQKLQLKVPSVESLIRGGASRAEHLFRSPSKESLVRSTSRESLTHLGENEAAGAPTYDPPSDIESEAEESPGSAEALSKEQLLHRLVRVEASLGKYRGKYSELVTAYRTVQRDKEKTQAILSQSQDKALRRIGELREELQMDQQAKKHLQDEFDAALEEKDQMITVLQTQVALLKKRVTGVSDGTVAHESEQPGTEDADSASSSPLRDQEVEPEVHEEEGVSDPTKVTEALQKRVKRQENLLHKYKEVMRTYKERSSQLGSENETLQEQLQERLQDLERMKELHTTEKTKLINQLRDVKNQNEQLEQDKGMVIAETKRQMHETLEMKEEEVAQLRSRLQLANSQNEELQEQKEKAEKSAFEELEKALSSAQKTEEARKQLQVQMEDRMREAERVNEEERKSLQQELTRVKQEVVTIMRKSSEERMANMEKAHSEALSAKEEELKARISAAVEQCKAEFAQLTKEREQQASLALEDAELQKTALITEADNNVKELQQELEAARTRIMELESSLEKISQDGSSLSHEHSTQLDQLEDKHNEQMSALKEEHQAQLEKHKDALTQQHMAALEELKEKQRVELETFLKDKDLQIQIHTEKVNQKLDAKQAEQEALSAELSDVVKMKQLLEVKLVEVQNEHCLALQDQVAKHSAAIVNIKQEYEQSLGGIEKTLKEELNALKIILREKEKEIEVLTEAEKSLKEESHSNLHDLNDKAKQLEDLQQSLSQLQLENSSFKEASNKISDDLVQSEKDLTDLQHQLEAAKNDLQQKELLLQELEQHLQQSKKELAEQAKSHATELNTKHEEHTRLQKQLEDEKLAHEKKLKNTTTDMEAKLKTQETKMDKFRQKTKEMQDNFKKKLQQKEESMKKELTKKDTELQQKEQQVQEKILEMAQTNSQGLSNAVSELQANHLAEVEKLRDTHTREILDLECRFQEKLGQQEEESMEKHSQTLQEKIQELEECSLKLSRSTEENEHVLATMKNLKEELVLQETTAQKLKEELDKAVVKIESLSTCEVVLREQMQSVERNLGQAMNERDSLQDKLNTTEEESREKLKTLSDKMKETEEQLQALEGSRREDMQNKSEEAAIQIKAMEAQFQQQLNMISDQMQHYCRDVQAKVVDRTSELCQTVESRVSELEERLLCSQKKIVHLKNIVFSKTDQVCTLEENLRQKTEENNNLCILVEQVTAQVNAHMEQIKALTHENEKNSLSISEKAQKIEELSELNGVISIGLKENELQVNNLESIISDLKHQLEGNLKDKEEAILGLKQQHEEERQKALAQTEETIQRLKQEQAAASQQADALRASLSENVNIVASLKTRLAELERVISEKNEALQRLTTSFDNQSISKSEMDQVLSEKEQKVSGLTMELEDCNRLLGELQEQLDCKIEECEQLARDLKQQHSIRENERKELIEKLQQNGNSEQEMVKRLHHLEEDNQKCNIQLQSQQEEFEKLKGEMMKSKEESLKETERLTTESARKVSELKKKAEQKIAQIKKQLTSQLEEKDEIITTLKANQEELKSNETSSKECIHTLEEKTKSLEELLVKLKGEQASQLADERQTMEKSLDELRSMYEEKLAEISTDSLHQTELRQAEAFKEIESKLKEAERKNGELLEEINTLKEEIRQKDDQCNQHQAALMQVQTSFESDRKIECSSLQQANSMLENEVKNHSVDPDSDTFDSLKSKLNQMKNEKEKIHKDFTRLQKDIRSMRKEHEQDLVYVKKQLLDESEEKLRLELEDIEMKHNSAIKQLMREFNTQLAVKEKEIDTAVKEAIAKAQIVEAELISSHQEETIQLQKAVSQREEDLNKTVQKYEHVIQSREEEMGTRVWQVQKELEELKARSHGPSEMTTEELQVQLAEKTTLLSEARLKEQGFVERIHSLEDKIKCFHRNAVVTHLGSTHRDAVLNKPDPLSEATEMEYLRKVLFEYMMGRETKTMAKVITSMLKFPADQAQKVLDKEESKVMHWLSV